The sequence AATGCTTCAAGAAGAACGGCTGTGTACGCCAGAAATGGAATGGTAGCTACTTCCCAAAGTCTTGCTGCACAAGCCGGACTGGATATGTTAAAAAAAGGCGGGAACGCCGTAGATGCTGCCGTTGCTACTGCAGCCTGTCTCACCGTAGTTGAGCCGTGTTCCAATGGCATCGGTGGAGATGCTTTTGCATTGGTCTGGATGAAGGATGAGCTGTACGGATTGAATGCGAGCGGCCCCGCTCCTGCAGGTATTTCGGCAGCAAGCTTAAGACAAGAGGGCTTGACGGAAATGCCGATCTTTGGCTGGACGCCCGTTACTGTTCCAGGAGTCCCCTCTGCTTGGGCGGCGCTCTCGAAGCGATTTGGCCGACTTCCCTTCCATGAACTGCTTGAACCTGCTATTCGATATGCAGAGGAAGGATTTGCGGTTTCCCCTACAACGAGTTTTTTCTGGAAAAAAGCGTTTAAGGAATATCTTGAGCACATGCAAGGTGAGTTGTTCAAACCTTGGTATGATCTGTTCGCTCCGGGAGGCCGTCCTCCTGAACCAGGTGAAATCTGGTCCTCTCCAGGGCATGCCGATACTTTGCGCAAGCTTGCAGCAAGCGAGGGTGAATCCTTCTACCGCGGAGAATTGGCTGATGTGATCGATACGTTCTCCCGCGAAACTGGAGGGTACCTGCGCAAATCCGATCTGGCGAACTATAAGCCAGAATGGGTCCAGCCGATCAGCAGTACCTATAAAGGTTATGAAGTATGGGAGATTCCACCGAATGGTCAAGGAATTGTTACGCTGATGGCTTTGAATATTCTAAAAGGGATCGAAG comes from Paenibacillus sp. 19GGS1-52 and encodes:
- a CDS encoding gamma-glutamyltransferase family protein; translation: MRFDAAHYPNASRRTAVYARNGMVATSQSLAAQAGLDMLKKGGNAVDAAVATAACLTVVEPCSNGIGGDAFALVWMKDELYGLNASGPAPAGISAASLRQEGLTEMPIFGWTPVTVPGVPSAWAALSKRFGRLPFHELLEPAIRYAEEGFAVSPTTSFFWKKAFKEYLEHMQGELFKPWYDLFAPGGRPPEPGEIWSSPGHADTLRKLAASEGESFYRGELADVIDTFSRETGGYLRKSDLANYKPEWVQPISSTYKGYEVWEIPPNGQGIVTLMALNILKGIEAPPADTEEFYHRQIEAMKLAFEDGLWSITDPKHMGKSQVEYLLSKEYADKKRSRITHEALTPMSLPVPQGGTVYLATADSEGNMVSYIQSNYMEFGSGLVVPGTGIGLHNRGHTFSLDADHANCLQPGKRTYHTIIPGFLSKQGQAIGPFGVMGAFMQPQGHLQVLLHSIDHHLNPQAALDVPRWRWESDKVVIIEASFPQELADSLRARGHELQVEDNVGLFGRGQIIWRNPETGVLCGGTDPRTDGVVATW